Genomic DNA from Ictidomys tridecemlineatus isolate mIctTri1 chromosome 6, mIctTri1.hap1, whole genome shotgun sequence:
ACTGATGGCATAAATATCACTCATACAGAGATCCTTTGTGCAGTCAATACATCCTGCTGGCTCACAAATTGTATAACCCCTCCTGTGAAACCAAAAATACATTTATCCTCAGAGTGCCCCAGCAATCTGGCTTCCAGTGAACCTGTCCAGAGTGGAGGAGCCCATGGGACATGGAGATAAAGAATCTTCTGAATGAGATCCTGAATTGGACTAGGCATGCAATTAGCCTCATCATCGATGGAATTATTTCCTTTGTAGATTCCATCGGTGCCACAGCCACTGGCACTGCTTCTCTCACTCAGAGTATCCAGACTGCTCAGATTGTAAGCAATTTTTCTACTGCCATGGCAAAAGCCTTTGCTgttcaaaatgacttaaataaattCTACCAAGCTGCTAATTTAGTCATTTGGCAAGAACTAGATCTCCACCAGGAACAACTAGATATTCTGTTATGTTGCAAAGGCTCACTTGTGACCCTGAATTTTGTAGTATTTGTGTCACCcaatattttgtatctgaaaatGTAATCTTACACTTCTCCAGTTTTTCTCAGTATATTAAGGGCACTTGGAATACTACGTTATAACTATGCATAAACTCACTAAGGCAATTTTCAAAACCAATGAGACTAATGTATCTATCTtgacaacctcttctttcttccaggtATTGATTGAACATTGGAAAGACATGATAGCCAAATTAACTAATCCTTAAAATGCTATTACCCTGGACTTACTGTTTATAATAGTGATaattttttcttgtgttgtgAGATAATTATGTAACCTTATAAATGACACTGAACAAAAACCATCAATGAGGGCAGATGTCCTTGCAGCACAGTCAGATGGGGGAGATATGGGGACAAGTGCTTGGAGTACTGCATACGTGGCATATGttaagggtgtctgagtggcAAAACACCCTCCTTGTGCTAGATGCgtgagtggcaaaccacttaccccataggcacagccctgtatgtgaggccatgtgttgcagtacCTGCACTTGCTCCACAGTTCATTCCTCATTTGGTTGCTGCAAGCACAGGCAGCAGGAAATTGTATTTGTGGCTGCCTACAATCTGCTTAGCCTGAGTATATATGCAATAAAATCAGTCCTGCTTTCTTCTTGGTCtccggaggtcttgattagtggcTCTGCAgtcacactctcctctaccctgttctgtggacctccttgctggacaAGAGAGAACCCACACAACATAAATGGCAATATAATATATTGTGACTAAGTGGGGTGATTCCCGGAATAAAGAGTTAGTTTAATGTTTGAAAATCAAACAGTATAAGCCACTATGTTAACAGAATAGGATGATTACCTTAATAGATGAAGACAAAGCATTTGGCAATTTTAAGGTATCATGATACCATTCTTTGCCCTCTGGTTAAAGAAGATTACTACCTGTATCTAATAAGGGGTGTTTTGGCCATGTACATTATGGCCAAGTTTGTTTACTCCAGAAAATCAATATTcatatacattataaaaaaacGGGCTTTGAAAATCACATAAGGCTATCTCCATAACagctgaaaaaatgttttatagaaaagaatcaggtatattcaaaatattcagagTAAATATCAGAGGGTCAAAGCCCAAAAGCTTCCTTTAAGATCTTTAAGAAAAAAGCTTCATTAGCATCACTTCTTTCagcatttcattttactttttaggaGATGCAGTATGTCACAGGAAAGAAACCAAACATGGAATTAAGAAAGAAACAACCAACTCAATATTCACAGATATTAGGACGAAATAATGAACTTTCAGGAACATATCAGGTAAGACACTTAGCAAATACAATTAGACCCTTAGTGAAAGAAATATGCAAATCAAACACttaagaatttatttaatttatgaatatattgaAACCAAAAACCtcatttccattcctaattttatttttagtttcttgacaTCCcccaacaaaataaaggaaaagatacaaaaatatatttaaattcatatacacacatgcacatacatatgctCACTATCATACTTTGATTTATATCAGGAAgtgattattaaaaaagaaattttctaaatgttttggctagctttttagttttcatattaTAGTAGATCCaattcatcaattttaatttaaCACCAGTATCATTTTATTCTATAACCAAAAGGTGATCTTTGGTTTttacacattttgaattttaactatttataaacCTGGgctcaattttattttgacattttcataTTGGTGAAATGTAGTACATATTTGTTCAGAATTTCACAACAAAACTGcttaaatgaaacacaaaaatgacagctccattttaaaaattatgtatatcaaaatttaatatataaaatgcaatattagagtaaaattattttactttctcaGATTAACCAAAGATAAATGACACTCATGTTACTTTTAATGTGCACAGAGATGCCAAAAAGGACACTTGAAATCACTTTAGCCCATTAAATGTAACATTAATCCCCAATGAAATTGAAGTTTAAATTGTATAATGCATCTCAACCTGAAATCTCCATTCTTAATTAGTAATTTATTCCTTTAACTTCCTATCAGGTTGGACTTGCACATCTTCTTCCCTGGGttaaaatttttcacttactGGTTTCTAGCGTCAAAATTCAGGCTACTAATGCACAACCTTGGTATTCTGCTAAGTGTGTATACCATAAGTCTTCAGGAACAATAAAGATTTATGTTTTATTGATTGCTTAGCATATTCAGTTCAATAATATTTATCAGGAATGTTCTATTTGGACAAAATTTTGGTATTTACTATGGGTTAGGAAGAAATGCTTAATAATGAATTATTAAGTCTAAGTTTGTTTTTTCCAGAGGATCAATAACTTTTATGGTACAATCCAGTAGCAGAAATTATGTCTTTTCAACAGAAGTCTCAGCACAAGTGTTTTCTGCTtccactattttttttgtgtgagaaTACCACATACAACTCTATCTCTAGCTGAGTGTTCTATTGGACATTACATTGAATATTTACAAACATATATGTCattaataaggaagaaaaaattatgagatttatatgaaaatcaatagTTACAGCAAGCTAGCAAAcacttttaaatgaggaaaacatctcaagaaaatttcaatttaatcCAATATGAGCTTTAGTTTGCAGTTATTTGTGCCAAAATTGTTGAAGGTTCTTACTCCTGGACAAAAAAGGCCTAACCTTAGTCAATTTGAAAGGCTTTACCTAACAGGCCTTAGTGAAGAAAGCTATCATTTCCAAGGCATATTTGTTACAGAGCCAATGAAATTATTACCATCCTGGGGGGAAATGCAACCTAGGACTCAGAGTCTTTCCTTGGAAATCCTATTGAGATCTCTTAATTGGGGGAAGAAGAGTACTTGAAGATTTGTCTCTACCAGGCCTCTACTTTTCCATTACTACTCTCTAACACAccaaccccccaccccacacacatccacacactcCTAAACTGCAAGATCTAATTGCTCAGCCTCTCTGGACAGAAGAGTGATTCATAAGTCTTAGTGATCTATCTGACCCTTGACTCAAGACATTTCTTGGGGAAAAATTAGAACAGTGGTGGAATTAGCTCTTAAATGATTGAAATCTTGACTGTAGGTTCAATACAACGGAACCTGCGAGCACAGCGCCTACAAGATCAGCTCAGCCCTAGAATGCACTTTTTGAACCATTCTTGTctacaaaagagagagaatagcAACATCTCATATTAAGTATAGTAACTGAAAATTTTGGATTTCCTAGGTCAAAACAGGCAATAAATTATAGTAATACCAAAACTAATTAGAACTGAAAATGACGAACCTGCAAAACAATTAACGACGGTGATTGGACGTATGAATCATTTTAAACATTAGTTAAGTATGGTCTATATAAAGATAGATAATAAATCTTATGACCTCAAAGTGCACATATTTTCTGTAGAAACTCAATCAATCACCTAAGGcttgaatatttatataaaaactgttttgtgcacctggtgtggtggtgcatgtctgtaattccagaggctcagggaggcttaggcaggagaattgcaagttcaaagcaagcctcagcaaaaggcaaagtgataagcaattcagtgagaccctgtctctaaacaaaatacaaaatagggctggggatttgccTTAGCActggagtgcccctgagctcaatgcCCGGcacccaaaaacaaacaaaaaactgtgctgtaattccaacaacaacaacaacaacaaaaaaacaatttttccaCTTCTATCAAACAGTATGGTTATTTagaaccaaatattttaaaattatgttttaactgatacacaaaaacatttttaaaaagtacatattaaTGAGGTGCCACATAATGTTTCAGTACCTGTAATGGACTCATACTTATgagttgtaattttttaaaaatttttccttcatCTATTGACAGAAGATTGCTTCATATgaacttggagaaaaaaatagaccaTCATCTACCTATTAGATATATTCTCTTAACCAGGATCTGACACAAAATTCCCAATATTCCAACAACACATGTACTTAACACCAAACAAgcaaaatataatcaaattaactCTTTACAGGCCAAGTTAATAATTGGTTACATGAAATAAGCATTTTGGAGTACAACTTTAAGTTCAGGAAACTTCATTCCCCACTGGTGCCAAGAATCACTGTAAGAATACTCTGTTTCTCCTGATGAAGATTTGCCAATTTCTGCCttcataataatttctatataattgaaaatgccttatattctttaaaattatttcatgtctcGAGCATGAAGGCCAACATTtgaactttctccttttctttaaatccacaaattaataatttgtcttctatcagctatttatataatacattatgTATATGTGTTTCCATGTATATGGAGCTGTAACCATATCAGACAGTGAGTATTTGTGTACACTTTGCCCTTCCTGTTAAACATGAATGAACTCCAAACATTTATGAACTACTTCGAACCAAGTGAGACAAATGAAGTTTTACAAGATACCGGCACTTTATGTtcccagttttaaaaataaaccaagtgaaaaatacttaataaaaataattggaaCAGAGAAAGCTTTAGAAGTTCTATCATTAGTTCTAGTGACTTACACTCAAACTTAGACAGACACCatcaaacaagcaaaacaaaaataactgttgCTAATGGtcatatctgtaaaatgaaatccAAATTACAACTGGAGAAAAATGGCCATCTGAAGCCAATTTAAAGATATGCCAATAATGTGCACTAAATTTTGTGTATATCTAGGCAGGTGAGTAACATTTCAAAGCTTTGCAAGAGTGTATGGttagtgagaaaagcaaaagGTGCTTTTATTCCACAGTATCTgattaaacaaaacaaagcaatttacaaaaacaaagcaattttacaaaagaaaagtaccaaatgatactttaaaataaatagttcatCATTTTGATGAATATATACATGTTGAGTCTACTTCTTAGGGATTTAACTATCTAAAAGTGCATGTCACTATCCAGAGGTGCAGGAGCAAGTTCACATGAATAAAACTGTGTAGCTTCACTAGCTTCAGCTTCAGTCAATGGCTCCAGGTGAACAAGCTTATTTTGGGTTGTTTCTGGGTACAGGCTGCTATCCAAAAGCTCATCGACTTCTATGAGTTTATCTACAGAGGACATAACTTCTGATGATGATGTTGTACTCCCCTGTTCAACAGCAGAAGCAGGATTGCCATCAAGGAATGCAAGAAATGAAAAGGCAGTGTACTGGATAAGCTGCCTATTTGGTTTAGActtagattttcttctttcttctgaaaCTGATTGAACTACATTGTTCTTGGTCGCTTCTAATCCTTTATTCTCAGATTTTGTATTATTGATGTAATCTGTGGGATTCATCTGCACATAACTAGTGAAAAGATCAACCAGGAGATCTGGGTATATGTTAAACTGTCTTCCTGACAGCATAGCTTGGAAGTCCTCTAAACTACAATAAATACTGTCAAGATAATTCAACAGTTCAACATTTCCCAAAAGATTAATGTTATCATTCAAAATGGAATCCATCATGGTCACAGGATCTTCTATGGACAGACAGGATGAACCGTTTAGCTGGACAGCACTAGACATGAGAGGGTTGATGCCACCACTGCCTGAACCTAGGGATTTTCTGGCTGGTTCACTCAGATCTCCACTCTGAATGACAGGTGCATactcatcatcattgtcatcttCAACCATGACAATATCAGGATACTGGCTACAGTTGGAGGGATCAGATATAACATCCTCATTAGTTTCTGGAATAACTAggatattttcttcatccacatTATCATCAGTAACATCATAAATAATGATGTCATCTGAAATCCACTCTCCTGTCTTTAAACTTTCAGTCCTACTGTGTGGAACTTTATGATAAAGATTATCAACTGGTTCTTTATGTGCTGAAATAAATTCTTCTGGGTTCCATTAATGTTCAGAAGTAGAGGCCTTTTGCGCTTTAAACTCACAAGTTTGTTATTCTGAACCAATGTAACAATAAATTGGACAATCTTTCAAATAACTTGTTGCTGCTGTGCatgctttgtttttaattcagaCACCTTGTTCCAAAGGGACTCATTCtcaatttttaattctgaaagtcTGGACTCAGTTGTTTCCTGTTTTACTTGAACCTTCTGAGCactacttataatttttattaaatcttcttggcgaattttattttcttctggttttgaaaatgaaaacttccTTTTAATGTCCTCCAACAAGTCATCCCAGCTTTGTTTAAAGAAAGGATGCTGAAATTCAAGAGGACCATCTCTTTCCTGCTTTATTATTCCAGAGTCAATATGTACTACTTTATGAAAACCATACTCTCTCCTTTGTGCCCTGTTGAAGTCGCTCTAAAAGAATCATTTCTCCGGCATGGCAGGAACCACTTCATTTGGGAGCCTTCAGCAGCTTGCAGAAATGTCCGTGTCTACTGGAAAATCTGAAAACTTTTTTCCTCCAATTTGTCTTGACTTGGCAGGACAAAGGGTCACTTTCATCAGTCACACTTtgccccaaattttgttctcctaggttCAAGTGTTCTCTTGAACTGGAAATCCAACAGTGTTTGCACCAGCTGCTTGAAACTTTATATATTCAATTAGTTCTCAGGGTGCACTCTCTCCTTTGTGCCCTGCTGAAGTCTTTCTAAGCAGAGGTGTTTCTCCGGAATGGTAGGAACAACTTCATTTGGGAGCATTCAGCagcttctcatgctcttcctccctaccccattttgagtcacccctccCCAAGGCAGAGAAGACATTCCACacttggggggggattggctaacttcacttagtattatctgcactaatgccatccatttccctgcaaataccataatcatattattttttagttctaatattccattgtgtataaatgccacatttttttttatccattcatccagtgaaggaaatctaggttggctccacagtctatctattgtgaattgtgctgctgtaaaaatggatatggctgtgtccctgtagtatgctgtttttaagtcctttgggtatagactgagaagaggaatatctgggtcaaatggtggttccattcccagcttcccaaggaatctccatactgctttccatattggctgcatcaatttgcagtcccaccagcaatatatgagtgtacctcccccgccctccccctcccccctctcccccccctcccgcattctccccagcacttattgttggctgccattcttactggagtgagatggtctcttagagtagttttaatttgcatttctctgattgctagagatggtgagcattttttttgtatatttgttgattgatggtatatcctcttctgagaagtgtctattcgggtccttggcccatttgttatttgttatccttgggttatttgtttgtttgttttttggtgtttaattttttggagttctttgtatacccaaGAGATTAGAattctatttgatgtgtgaggggtaaaaatttgttcccaggatgtaggctccctattcacctcacacattatttctcttgctgagaaaaaaactttttagcttaaattcgtcccatttgttgatacttggttttaattcttgtgctataggtgtcttattaaggaacttgagGCCTAACCCCAGTGATGGAAATTAGggccagctctttcttctattagatgcagagtcactggtttgattcctagatctctggtctattttgagttaatttttgtgcatacTGAGAgttagggattcaatttcatttgttccatatggatttccagttgtccaagcaccatttgttgaagatgctatcctttctccattgcatgcttctagcacctttgtctaatataaggtagttgtaattttgtgggttggtctatcagccttggtgccagtaccatgctgtttttgttactattgctctgaagtatagtAACCATtgggtatagtgataccacctgtttcactcttcctgcttagaattgctttagctattctgggtctcttatttttccagatgaatttcataatttctttttctatttctgtgaggaatgccattgggatttgaccagaattgcattgaatctgtaaagtccTTTTggaaatatggccattttaataatattaattctgcctatccatgagcaaggtagactGCCAGATtgtatttgaaagaaaacaacaagaacaataaCATTTTGCTCTCTCCAGAAACTTATCTCGTAGGCAAAGTCATGCATGgactgaaagcaaaaggatacagcaggggttggggtggggggtgttgggAGGGATGACTAACATTCATATGGATCTTGTTAACAAGAagaggtttctatcctcatatcagataaagttaATTTGAAGAGAATTACAGATTTATTACAGAataaagaaggccatttcatgCTGGGGTTGTACTCaatgttagagtgcttgccttgcagggaTGAAGTGAGGCACTGtctttgatcctcaacaccatattttaaaaataaataaaatgaaggtatttttaaaagaagccatCTTTATGTCCCATTTACTGTTTATGGGACATATAAAtcatcaagacataacaatcttaAGTATGCATGCCCCCAAACAATGAGGCATCTACATACGTCAAACAAGCCTTCACAATTTCAAGTTTCCAGtagattaaaatacaataatactgggtgacccTTAAATTGTTGTCTCACCACtcaatagatcttccaaacaaaaaattttaaaaaagctatacaactaaaacatacaattaattatttagacTTAGCAGACATATATGggatatttcattcatcaataaataaatacacttttttctGAGGAGCACATTGATCCTCATTTAAAATAGACTATGTCTTAGGTAACAAATAAATGCTTCCAAATACTAaatatagagataataccttCCATTTTACCAGAACATAGtgggataaaattagaaataaagataaagttaaaaatatatttattataacacCTGGAAACTAAGTAATACACTGTTTAGTTACCAATGGATAATAGAAAATAGCAgggaagtgattttaaaaaatacttgagataagtGAAAATAGTGACAAAATATAATTGGACACTATATTTTGTTCTAAGAGGAAACtacattgcattgagctcattcactgaaagaaaagaaagtcatcaTATAAATTGCCTAGCATTACATCTCAAACctctaaaaaataagaacaaaataacacaaaaaaacagaagacagaaaataattaaaatcagaaccaaaattaatgaaacaaaaaatattcaaataatcaatgaaacaaaattttgtactttgaaaaaataaagttgataaatgtttagccaagctaacaaagaaaaaaagaaataaaatacaaattatgaaaaattgtgacaaaaaaggaaaatcaccATGAATATCAGTGAAATATcgatgataatcagaaactactttgaaaatctatactaaaaagaaaaactatgatATTGATAACTTTCtagacatatgatctacccaaattgAAGTAGGAAGACAGAAAATttcaacagatcaatttcaagcaatgaaattgaagatgtcataaaaagcctaccaacaaagagaATCCCAGGACAAGGCCAAtactcagccaagttctaccagtCTTTCCAAGAACTTACACCAATATTGCTCAAACTctcccataaaatagaaaaggagggaaccttccaaactcattc
This window encodes:
- the LOC144365106 gene encoding LOW QUALITY PROTEIN: heat shock factor protein 2-like (The sequence of the model RefSeq protein was modified relative to this genomic sequence to represent the inferred CDS: inserted 1 base in 1 codon; substituted 1 base at 1 genomic stop codon); this translates as MPSLPSSWEQVSDPYEKPAGQLTQSLAVEFWPGEQRVPLSWHLDWSCHFSVELQFLTNRSPKSLCHNGGPENAEVRSLFVVAQPPHLPWNSWNPSSPSCVDFSMRPSQECRPGDKRPSLKHEGERLAPPLQQREREKWKGLERRAEEGRGKEGERREEKSDFNRAQRREYGFHKVVHIDSGIIKQERDGPLEFQHPFFKQSWDDLLEDIKRKFSFSKPEENKIRQEDLIKIISSAQKVQVKQETTESRLSELKIENESLWNKVSELKTKHAQQQQVIXKIVQFIVTLVQNNKLVSLKRKRPLLLNINGTQKNLFQHXKEPVDNLYHKVPHSRTESLKTGEWISDDIIIYDVTDDNVDEENILVIPETNEDVISDPSNCSQYPDIVMVEDDNDDEYAPVIQSGDLSEPARKSLGSGSGGINPLMSSAVQLNGSSCLSIEDPVTMMDSILNDNINLLGNVELLNYLDSIYCSLEDFQAMLSGRQFNIYPDLLVDLFTSYVQMNPTDYINNTKSENKGLEATKNNVVQSVSEERRKSKSKPNRQLIQYTAFSFLAFLDGNPASAVEQGSTTSSSEVMSSVDKLIEVDELLDSSLYPETTQNKLVHLEPLTEAEASEATQFYSCELAPAPLDSDMHF